The genomic stretch CtggctctcttggctgactactgGAGCTTGGTGGCAAGCCCTGCTGAAAGTCTTAGGGCCACCAGGGGTCAatctgttactgttttgtttatttttcagttgtattgTTCCATGTTTAAGGAAAATGATGACGAATGTTTTCCTCTCAGCTTTCTATCAGTGTACCCTTGTGCAGGCTGGGCAGGAGGGTGAAACAGAAGACCAAATATGAAACCCCCATTGAAAATGAGAGACCAAGTGATGGGGGTGGATGTAAActggttttcaaactaatgtttaaaatttgcaaATGTATGTAGGTGCTTCCCTGAGTGAGACTGACTAGCAGTGGCTGCCGTGAGCGGCGGGGCCGTTGAGGaattttcctgtcttgaaagaATAGAAAGTGACTTTGGGTCAAAAGAAGGATAGACAGCTGCATGACAGGTTTTTCACCTCAACCTCATTCAGGATTGTATGTGCTatgttcatgataaacagggaggaattgttagaatagataaacatgtaactgtttttctatgtatcacaatgtgttcatcataaacatgcacatgaccatcagactgtaagcacaaaacatactcacacacacccggaccctccaggtgaggaaagcaggtaacgcctgtttactgacgtcacacacacatacacacacccccacacacttacgtgacgctaaaataaaagcaccggcaggaagaaagaagtcagactctctttcagaggcacgtgagtgttagctgactgagactctccctgcaggtaaaaaatcaactacgggtttctgtgtctttctttattcaacggtggtccgaacctaacaggGAATAAAACATTTGGTTACTGAATTTTGTATAATCTTGTCccacaaaaatgctgtaacacaTTTCATAACACAGCCttaaaaaatggcagcaaatgttattaaaatcagtaagtttataaataaaatgtgttccttCTTACTATGACTTAATAGAAAGgacaaaataacatttcatatttagaatgaaaaatgtgattataAAATCATAATCTTCATGTTTGTCCTTCTCTCTTAAGGTCTGTGATATCATActgggacacaccagggagcgcTTTTCTTTCACAAACCACCTTGTTAGTGCCACACTCCTGCAGGGGGACAGATTTGaacaatatgtctgtgtagattctcagtcatccaggtcatagtagtctctggagcttgaaaaaggcgactggacttctttttgtttcttgaagacatttcacctctcatccgaaaggcttcttcagttctcaaccaaaaggtggagagacccaggtatttaaacccctgtgggcgtagtcccctggaggtggttatgaccctctattgatcatgtgcgtgaacacatgtgcccaggtgtgaagggggcgtgggtcatatttaatcagtggtttcagttgaaaccaatttaggactccgctccattgtttcctgtggcctattgaggtcactggaacaaaggtgtgaatgggggttgagacgtctgggaagggagctcaggacagcactgtaagcgggggaaagttggtgacgtaatccacctcctctgttcaatgatggttgttcacagtggacatagatggcttctttcactcctctttcaaaccatttgttttccctgtccaaaatgtgaacattggcatcctcaagagtgccctttttccttcagatgcagatgtactgctgaatcttgtcctgtcgaggtggctcttctatgttgtgccattcgtttgtgaagaggctgtttggtttcaccaatgtagaggtccgagcactcttcactgcactgaacagcatacactacatcgctgatcttgtgtttggcgggtttgtccttgggatgaaccagtttttgtcttagggtgtgacttggtttgaagtatactgagatgtcatgcttggagaaaattcttctgagtttctctgacaagcctgacacatatgggatgacaatgttgttcctcttgtccttcctattctctgtagtttgtgtttggccttcattcctgtgcatcttagctgatttgatgaaggcccagttggggtaaccgcatgttttgagggcttcaagaaacaaaaagaagtccagtcgcctttttcaaggcgactggacttctgtggagctttttcaagctccacagATTTGAACAATACAAcacagcatttcctgaagatgcACTGAgcaacaccttaaaagcctatcCAGTGCTCAATCGAGGTAAGTTGAAGACAGAGCTTACTCTCATCTACAGCAAGGAAGAGTTCAAAGCCTGTTGTGGTGCTGTGGGCCTACTCCAGCTGTTTATGGAAAACAATCTAGAAGAAGTCTTTTCAGAAACTGTCACGCTCTTGAAGATCTTCATCACCACACCCATGACCACAGCAGAAGCTGAACGGTGCTTTTCAACTCTGAAAAGAATCAAGACTTTTCTGAGATACTCAATGACTCAGGACAGGCTGAATGCATTGGCCATGTTGTCAATGGAGAAAAGACTAGTCACAGAGATGACTGACTTTAACAAGAATGTAATTGAGAAATTTGCAgggcagaaggaaaggagggcaaaattcatgttcatatagtgctattttttaagatttgttttgtttgtttttcatttgtttgtttgtgtgcgccCCCCTCAGTTTTTTTAGCACCAGCCACCACTgcactgcaccggtctgtcgtggtgaagagagagcttagtgtaaaagcgaagctctcgatttactggtcgatctacgttcctaccctcacctatggccacgagctttgggtagtgaccgaaagaataagatcgcgaatacaagcggcagaaatgagtttccttcgaagggtggctggcctctcccttagagataaggtgaggagtgcggccatctgggaggggctcagagtagagccgctgctcctccacatcgaaaggagccagttgaggtggctcgggcatctgattaggatgcctcctggcggcctcttaggtgaggttttccgggcatgtcccaccgggaagaggccccgtggtagacccaggacacgctggtgggattatatctctcggctggcctgggaacgccttggggtccctccggatgagctggaggaggtggctggggagagggaagcctgggcttctttgcttaggctccggccctggataagtggaagagaatggatggatggatggacagtcaAGAAAATAAGACATTTTCTAGGAATCCACTTTTTTGTTATATAATGGATGGATATAACTActgtatatccatccatccattttctttcacttatccaattcagggtcatggggcaAGAGGCGGGGTGtgccctggacaggtcgccaatctatcgcagggctaacatgaagagacagacagccattcacatcTACAGCCAAACCCAAGTTGGATatatggaagaaaatgaatggatgacgTAGCATTTAAAGTATCTGtaaatctaaataaaactgactcCAAACACCTTGAactacagtgctgctcgagctgacctgaaaagaggaattaaaaaagccaagacggactacaggaggagaatagagtcccatctgtccagcaataacacacgggaggtgtggcagggcattcagaacatcacaaacttcagaggctgtgatgtgactgcaggagacctgagtgtgtcactagcagaggaacttaactgtttctttgctcgctttgagacacctcaggaccacccatctgctccagtcctgccccccccccactaggctgcaccccactcactgtccaggagcatgaggtacggcgcgtgctcctggcagtgaaccccaggaaggctgccggaccagacggagtacctggcaaggtgatcagagcgtgtgcccaccagctcaccctgattctcaccaggattttcaacctctccctggcccaagcagtcatccccccctgcctaaaaacagccacaatcatccccgtgcccaaaaggtcatctgtcaccagcctaaatgattaccgccctgtggccctcacaccggtaatcatgaagtgctttgagaggctggttctccagcacatcaaagatcatctgccccccactttcgacacccatcagtttgcatatcatgcaaacagatccacagaggacgccatcgctgtagctctccactctgtgttaagccacttggagcagcagcagagctacgctcgcatgctctttgtggattacagctcagcgttcaacacaatcatcccggacattctcaccaccaaactgcacaccctgggccttccccctctcacatgttcctggatcaaggacttcttaaccaaccggccccagactgtgagacttggcccccttctttcctccacccgcacactgagcactggcttcccacagggctgtgtgctgagccccctcctgtactgcctctacacccatgactgcagtccggcccacaataacaacctcatcgtcaaatttgctgacgacaccacagtggtcggactcatctcaaagggagatgaggcagcttacagagaggaggtcctgaagttgacagcctggtgttcagagaacaacctggtactgaacaccatgaaaaccaaagagatcatcatcgacttcaggaagcacagaactgacccagctcccctctacatcaacggcgagcgtgtggagagggtccacaccttcaggtttcttggtgtcctcatctctgctgatctttcttggtcagataacatcacagctgttatcaagaaggctcagcagcaacttcacttcctgagggtcctcaggaagaacaacttggactcaaacctgctgctgaccttctaccgctcatccattgagagcctgctgacctactgtatcacagtatggtacagcagctgcactgaggcagacagggtcaggcttcagagggtagtcaagacagcacaaagaatcgttggctgccctctcccctccctgatggacatctacacctcccgctgcatcagcagagccaggaacatcatcaaggacagctcacaccctggctttgacctgtttgacctgctgccctctggcaggcgctacaggtgcatcaaagccagaacaaacagactcaggaacagtttcttcgccagagcaatcaccaccctgaactcacacactcacccaccgtaactgtgcaatattatattattcatactgaacaatatctaacattcctctattgtgtaatatccagtattcattcactagtgcaatattcatcatcttcatttttatatgtatgcacttatttacttttcttacaatgtacagatgcaccaacgtatgtatatatttttatacattctattttttgtatattttatgcattgtttattttctgtatatttcttgattatactagactataatatttttattttttattttagagaatttgattttctattgcatggcactgaacaggagtggccctcctatctcattgtacatcctgtataatgacaaaaggcattctattctattctaaaattaTATCTGATATCTATAGTCGCATACTAATGCAAATGTCTCAAAATGGCAGATAAGGTAGCAAAAGaagcaaactttatttaagtattttacatgttttttatACACTGAAGTAaagctttaacaaaaaaaaacaaaaaaaaaaaaagcatttaaaattacagccaattttctgtttacattttcacaATGCATCAGCAAACATTCTGGTGAAACACAGAACTGCAGGTTGTGCAGTTAGGTTTTGGATGATGTACGCATGTCCTGTAAGAAGaaaacaataacttcagttaaaaattaaaataaaaaaaaaaaagatttttatacATCAAAAATATGCACAATTATCACTAAAACACATTACAGATAAAGTATGTGGTTACAAGTGATTTTATGATGAGCTAGAACActtttgttctcttttgtcTCTCTTGCTGTAAATGTAATCATGTAATTGTCTTACCATACTCCACCACAAAAGATGTCCCAGGACTGAAGCGCGACTCACAGCCATCAATTATCACATTTACTGAGCTTGTTAGTAagttaaaaacctttaaaaagacagaaataaacattGGATATATTTCAGAACTCCGTGGTACAAGAAGCCCAAACAGCGTAGACTAAGTCTAAACATTGCATAATTATATGTGAGAAACAGAAATAATACGGACTGTTGTAGCACTGTGGTCCACCCGGAGAGGCATCTTCATGAGGGATCCCAGCAGCAtctttccactacagaaggagTCAGAGCTCAGGTCCACCTGGAGGCCCAAAGCTCTGTCTTGATAAAAGTACCAGTCAAACTGCTCTGGAGTGACCCCAGGATCACCTACAACaatacaaaacagtaaaaatgttgACAGGTGTATACAATAATTGAGTATTAATTTTATAAAGACATAAGaattatgtgatttttttgatttattaaaaacatcctGTCTACATTGAAGACAGAAGGCAAACAATCACGATTAGatacacacataaatgcatttagcTTTGAGATGCAAAATTTGAATTGTGAAGTTATTTGACATAAACTATTGCTCCAAAAAGAAATTAAGGGAAGACGTGATGATCACAGTTCAACTCTGGGGATAATAATCTGTCCAATTAGGAACCATTTCATCTGCTctggtgcaaatgaaagtggcaacaggtgcactggagaC from Archocentrus centrarchus isolate MPI-CPG fArcCen1 chromosome 20, fArcCen1, whole genome shotgun sequence encodes the following:
- the LOC115799076 gene encoding uncharacterized protein LOC115799076 yields the protein MVGQSSVGSSQPVKKRRTLSVEDHERIAAEVCDIILGHTRERFSFTNHLVSATLLQGDRFEQYNTAFPEDALSNTLKAYPVLNRGKLKTELTLIYSKEEFKACCGAVGLLQLFMENNLEEVFSETVTLLKIFITTPMTTAEAERCFSTLKRIKTFLRYSMTQDRLNALAMLSMEKRLVTEMTDFNKNVIEKFAGQKERRAKFMFI